A single region of the Streptococcus sanguinis genome encodes:
- a CDS encoding teichoic acid D-Ala incorporation-associated protein DltX, which translates to MKKHQTLYKFLGQTLLYFVIFLALLYFFSYLGQGQGGFIYNEF; encoded by the coding sequence ATGAAAAAACATCAAACCCTATATAAATTTTTAGGCCAAACCCTACTATATTTTGTTATCTTTCTGGCCTTGCTTTATTTCTTTAGCTACCTGGGTCAGGGTCAGGGCGGCTTTATCTATAATGAATTTTAA
- a CDS encoding DUF4097 family beta strand repeat-containing protein, translating to MANIKLKKPLLSAAILACLFGGALTTIGSTTGGVNDLVNSAKSKVKVTKKEESFSDLSSLNINLVARNLVISESPDDKAHLTYYQIDGNYKIDGDALRKITTSSENGNLNIKEEDAGSFHISAGIRSLLSLFDQESQGKRTVQLSLPKGTKLETFSGSSSLGDVTLSNLSAKNADFSLSNGSLTVNDSQFASGKFKNSLGEIAFNNSQISSGKIIASSGTITLSNSQFASGEIANSLGEINLNSSKISDSTLKISSGSLNSEQLELAGTISITDQLGDINLHLVSGSLSQLSFDLKTDLGEIDIPSGMSVEHSKGDELGDSAIRKVENPTTTLSASAQSGSIKLSE from the coding sequence ATGGCTAACATCAAATTGAAAAAACCTCTTTTATCTGCAGCTATTTTAGCCTGTCTCTTTGGTGGAGCCCTGACAACTATCGGCTCCACTACAGGCGGTGTCAACGACTTGGTCAATTCTGCCAAAAGCAAGGTAAAAGTAACGAAAAAAGAAGAAAGCTTCTCTGATCTTTCTTCCCTAAATATTAACTTAGTGGCTAGAAACCTCGTCATCAGCGAATCTCCTGATGACAAGGCTCACTTGACCTATTACCAAATCGACGGCAACTATAAGATTGATGGAGACGCGCTTAGAAAAATTACGACAAGTTCTGAAAACGGAAACTTAAACATCAAGGAAGAAGATGCAGGCTCCTTCCACATAAGCGCTGGCATCCGCTCCTTACTCAGCTTATTTGACCAAGAATCTCAAGGGAAGCGTACTGTGCAGCTTTCCCTGCCTAAGGGGACCAAGCTTGAGACATTCAGCGGCAGCTCGTCACTAGGAGATGTTACGCTGTCCAATCTATCAGCTAAAAATGCTGACTTCTCTCTCTCCAATGGCTCGTTGACTGTGAATGATAGCCAATTTGCATCTGGTAAATTTAAGAACTCTCTGGGAGAGATTGCCTTCAATAACAGTCAGATTAGCTCTGGAAAAATCATTGCTTCTTCGGGTACCATCACTCTGAGCAACAGCCAGTTCGCATCGGGCGAAATAGCAAACTCTCTAGGAGAGATCAACCTAAACTCGAGCAAAATCTCCGACAGCACTCTGAAAATCTCAAGCGGCTCACTGAATTCTGAACAGTTGGAATTAGCTGGTACAATCTCTATCACTGACCAACTGGGCGATATTAATCTGCATCTGGTTTCTGGCAGTTTGTCGCAGTTATCCTTTGATCTGAAAACGGATCTAGGTGAAATTGACATCCCTAGTGGTATGAGTGTAGAGCACTCCAAAGGCGATGAACTTGGCGACTCTGCCATCCGTAAAGTCGAAAATCCGACAACTACACTTTCTGCCAGCGCCCAAAGTGGCAGCATTAAGCTCAGCGAATAA
- a CDS encoding S41 family peptidase, whose translation MKKTEIFEQVVEIMREDSSTKKDIMGANPEEYRARITDQMSQEDFLYQMHCYIASFGILSHVWFGLKETQPPGFKLRYYQDCLYVLQANSDTGLKCGDQILALDRKLLHQVYQEHKAYFVSSTPERQHKEWAYFVEHAGEVTVVRNGKEEQLHVQPTAHPKKPPQFEWRSLSEDIVYLKLEDFTDEAAITQLYSDSQAAIEQAKYLIIDVRVNYGGTDSLYYPLFKYTLPQGKAFSDLDLPSDDGMEILYTDRNVDLRQQLMQNILEDPNLSAETHQILKEFLKELEENRGKGYVLYGDEDSNQNFLPDVLGLARPEKVFVLADVTCGSSGDNFVDTMKKMPKVTVLGRPTMGILDYSNCCVKDFGDYELLFPTSRDTRIDQGKGMNDRGVEPDILIPWTPEHLERDVDLEECLNYCKNA comes from the coding sequence ATGAAGAAAACAGAGATTTTTGAGCAAGTCGTAGAAATTATGCGAGAGGATTCCTCAACAAAGAAAGACATCATGGGTGCAAATCCCGAAGAATATCGAGCGCGTATCACAGACCAGATGAGCCAAGAGGACTTTCTCTACCAGATGCATTGTTATATAGCCAGTTTTGGGATTTTGTCCCATGTTTGGTTTGGGCTGAAGGAAACGCAACCGCCCGGCTTTAAACTGAGATATTACCAAGACTGCCTCTACGTCCTGCAGGCAAATAGTGATACGGGGCTGAAATGTGGCGACCAGATTCTAGCCTTGGATAGAAAACTTTTGCATCAGGTGTATCAAGAACACAAGGCTTATTTTGTCAGTTCCACACCAGAGCGACAGCACAAGGAGTGGGCTTACTTTGTAGAGCATGCCGGAGAAGTTACGGTGGTACGCAATGGCAAGGAAGAGCAACTGCATGTTCAGCCGACTGCCCACCCAAAGAAGCCACCGCAGTTTGAATGGCGCAGCCTTTCTGAGGACATCGTCTATCTTAAGTTAGAAGATTTTACGGATGAGGCAGCCATCACTCAGCTTTATTCTGACAGTCAAGCAGCTATTGAGCAGGCCAAGTATTTAATCATTGATGTTCGAGTCAATTATGGCGGGACGGACTCGCTTTATTATCCACTTTTCAAATATACTCTCCCTCAGGGGAAGGCTTTCAGTGACTTAGATTTGCCGAGCGATGATGGGATGGAGATTCTCTACACTGATAGAAATGTTGATTTGCGTCAGCAACTGATGCAAAATATCCTAGAAGATCCAAACTTGTCAGCAGAAACTCACCAGATTCTCAAAGAATTTCTAAAAGAGTTGGAAGAGAATCGGGGAAAAGGTTATGTCCTTTATGGCGATGAGGATAGCAATCAAAACTTTCTGCCAGACGTCCTAGGCCTAGCTCGACCTGAAAAAGTCTTTGTACTAGCAGATGTTACCTGTGGGTCTTCAGGTGATAATTTTGTTGATACTATGAAAAAGATGCCCAAAGTTACGGTCCTAGGGCGTCCGACTATGGGAATTTTAGATTATTCCAATTGCTGCGTGAAGGATTTTGGTGACTATGAGCTCCTGTTTCCCACTTCACGTGACACTAGAATTGATCAAGGAAAGGGCATGAATGACAGGGGAGTTGAACCGGATATCTTGATTCCTTGGACACCAGAGCACTTAGAGCGGGATGTGGACCTGGAAGAGTGCCTCAACTATTGCAAAAACGCTTAG
- the dltD gene encoding D-alanyl-lipoteichoic acid biosynthesis protein DltD — MLKRLWLILGPVFCAMAMVALLFFFYPLDKKHDIEAEKRSAVTLTAENFKSRSKKVTALTDKKMRFVPFFGSSEWLRFDSMHPAVLAEKYNRSYRPYFLGQRGAASFNQYFGMQQMSSELEGQTAVYVVSPQWFTKTGYDASAFQQYFNSDQLTAYLSQQQGDAAAQYAAQRLLQLYPDVAMAESVQKLSEGKKLSSFEERHIEMMAHLNERQDAFFSNFAALNNENYDQRILPYMADLPDTFSYQALEEIATAEAKKKTNNNQFGIDNQFYKTRLAGKVAKLRGFQTKQSYEKSPEYNDLQLVLDQFAKSKTNVIFIIPPVNSKWMEYTGLSPEMYQRTVAKIRYQLESQGFTNIADFSKDGDKPYFMQDTIHMGWNGWLAFDKAVDPFVANPQPAPNYQMNDRFFSKEWSQYTGKPEEFK, encoded by the coding sequence ATGCTTAAACGACTCTGGCTGATTCTGGGGCCTGTTTTCTGCGCTATGGCCATGGTTGCCCTGCTCTTTTTCTTCTATCCGCTTGATAAAAAGCATGATATAGAAGCAGAGAAGCGCTCGGCAGTGACCCTGACAGCAGAAAACTTCAAGAGCCGCAGCAAGAAGGTGACAGCCTTGACCGATAAGAAGATGCGCTTTGTTCCCTTCTTTGGTTCTAGCGAATGGCTGCGCTTTGATAGCATGCATCCGGCAGTGCTGGCCGAGAAATACAACCGCTCCTATCGGCCTTATTTTCTAGGCCAGCGCGGGGCAGCATCATTTAATCAGTACTTTGGTATGCAGCAGATGTCCTCTGAGCTGGAGGGGCAAACGGCGGTCTATGTAGTGTCGCCCCAGTGGTTTACCAAGACTGGCTATGATGCTTCGGCCTTTCAGCAGTACTTCAACAGTGATCAGCTGACGGCTTATCTGTCTCAGCAGCAAGGAGATGCGGCGGCGCAATATGCAGCCCAGCGCCTCCTGCAGCTTTATCCAGATGTTGCTATGGCAGAGAGCGTCCAGAAGCTGTCGGAAGGTAAAAAGCTGAGCAGCTTTGAAGAGCGCCATATTGAGATGATGGCTCATCTTAATGAGCGCCAAGATGCTTTTTTTAGCAACTTTGCTGCCCTCAATAATGAAAATTATGACCAGCGAATTTTGCCTTATATGGCTGATTTGCCAGACACCTTCTCCTATCAGGCTTTGGAAGAGATTGCTACAGCAGAGGCCAAGAAGAAGACCAATAACAATCAATTCGGCATAGACAATCAATTTTACAAGACCCGTCTGGCCGGCAAGGTTGCCAAGCTCAGAGGTTTTCAAACCAAGCAATCTTATGAAAAATCTCCTGAGTACAACGACTTGCAGCTGGTTCTGGACCAGTTCGCCAAGTCAAAGACTAATGTCATCTTCATCATTCCACCGGTCAATTCTAAGTGGATGGAGTATACAGGACTCAGTCCTGAAATGTACCAGCGGACGGTTGCCAAGATTCGCTACCAGCTGGAAAGTCAGGGTTTTACCAACATTGCTGATTTTTCTAAGGACGGCGACAAGCCTTACTTCATGCAGGACACTATTCATATGGGCTGGAATGGCTGGCTGGCCTTTGACAAGGCGGTTGATCCTTTTGTAGCCAATCCACAGCCGGCGCCAAACTACCAGATGAATGACCGCTTCTTCAGCAAGGAATGGTCTCAGTATACTGGCAAACCAGAAGAATTCAAATAA
- a CDS encoding PadR family transcriptional regulator, with protein sequence MSFPTSSALIEFLILAILEKDDSYGYEISQTIKLIANIKESTLYPILKKLEQNDCLTTYSQEYQGRKRKYYSLTAYGHEHLLTLKEEWQTYTTTISGIIEGSIRHDKNRVSS encoded by the coding sequence ATGTCTTTCCCCACATCATCGGCTTTGATTGAATTTCTCATCTTAGCCATCCTTGAAAAAGACGATTCCTACGGTTATGAAATCAGCCAGACAATCAAGCTGATTGCCAATATCAAAGAATCAACACTTTACCCTATTCTGAAGAAGCTGGAGCAAAATGACTGCCTCACGACTTATTCGCAGGAGTACCAAGGACGAAAACGAAAATACTATTCACTCACTGCCTACGGGCATGAACATCTACTCACTCTAAAAGAAGAGTGGCAAACTTATACTACGACCATCAGCGGTATCATAGAAGGGAGCATACGTCATGACAAGAACCGAGTATCTAGCTGA
- a CDS encoding DeoR/GlpR family DNA-binding transcription regulator, with the protein MYQEQRLAEILELLAEKKQLSAKDMIEHFQVSKDTIRRDFSILSERRLVQRTHGGIIPLDTSRQIPSFNDRINQLNQEKKAIAQKAHDFLKPGQIAFFDVSTIVLHLAQRIKEPMTIYSHSLDNAIMLSSQDKVDFHLLGGKFYPKNRFYYALNEAELLEQISFDIAFIGAASVSDGLVSFEDEADAHLKKLALKHAKTKILLAEQDKWQKESKYILGPVSDFDYWITDQEPSPEVQKLLGDKVKIIY; encoded by the coding sequence ATGTACCAAGAACAACGCTTAGCTGAAATCTTAGAGCTCTTGGCTGAGAAAAAACAGCTGTCTGCCAAGGATATGATTGAGCATTTTCAGGTTTCTAAAGATACTATTCGGCGAGATTTTTCGATTTTGAGCGAGCGTAGACTTGTGCAGCGCACCCACGGAGGTATTATCCCGCTAGACACTAGCCGGCAAATCCCCTCCTTTAACGACCGCATCAACCAACTAAATCAAGAAAAAAAGGCTATTGCCCAGAAGGCCCATGACTTTCTCAAGCCGGGGCAGATTGCTTTCTTTGATGTCTCAACCATCGTTCTCCATCTGGCCCAGCGCATCAAGGAGCCTATGACAATCTACTCCCATTCTCTGGATAATGCAATCATGCTGAGCAGTCAGGACAAAGTGGACTTTCACCTCTTAGGCGGGAAATTTTATCCCAAAAACCGATTCTACTACGCGCTCAATGAAGCAGAGCTGCTGGAGCAAATTTCCTTTGACATTGCCTTTATCGGGGCAGCCAGTGTCTCTGATGGTCTAGTCAGCTTTGAAGACGAGGCTGATGCTCACCTTAAAAAACTGGCTTTGAAACACGCCAAGACTAAGATTCTGCTGGCCGAACAAGACAAGTGGCAGAAAGAATCTAAGTACATCCTGGGTCCTGTCAGCGACTTTGACTACTGGATTACGGACCAAGAGCCCAGCCCTGAAGTCCAAAAACTGCTTGGAGACAAGGTTAAAATAATTTATTAA
- a CDS encoding N-acetyltransferase, with translation MKIRLSQIEDIPAIMEIYDVARQFMKDQGNPTQWDGGYPSASLIEDDIATGHSFVVEEEGRPVGTFAFIIGEDPTYQLIEKGTWHFVEPYGTIHRIASNGQVRGLSHQVFDFCCQQIPYLRIDTHADNQPMQAAVLNYGFRECGIIYVADGSPRLAYDYHQ, from the coding sequence ATGAAAATTCGTTTGTCCCAAATAGAAGATATCCCAGCCATTATGGAGATTTATGATGTGGCTCGTCAGTTCATGAAAGACCAAGGCAATCCGACTCAGTGGGATGGAGGCTATCCCAGCGCGAGCTTGATTGAGGATGACATTGCGACTGGCCACTCCTTTGTTGTCGAGGAAGAAGGGCGGCCGGTTGGCACCTTTGCCTTTATCATTGGAGAAGACCCGACCTATCAGCTCATCGAAAAGGGAACCTGGCATTTTGTGGAGCCTTACGGCACCATTCACCGCATCGCTTCAAATGGCCAAGTTAGAGGCCTATCTCATCAGGTCTTTGATTTTTGCTGCCAGCAGATTCCCTACTTGCGAATCGATACCCATGCGGACAATCAGCCTATGCAGGCTGCTGTCCTGAACTACGGCTTTAGGGAGTGCGGCATTATTTATGTGGCTGACGGCAGTCCTCGCCTGGCTTATGATTATCATCAATAA
- a CDS encoding Cof-type HAD-IIB family hydrolase, with amino-acid sequence MTNQPIRLIISDIDGTILDDQHQVDPKLKDMIPLLSREKIPFVLASARSPLGMEPIARELGLGDNPLACYNGALVIKGDPQAYETIIEHPLDKKEIRTFLELVKAEFPSVSINLYSGKDWIADRLDKWVQIEAAITGERPMIQNVLLPVLDVLIPIHKLLLIDEAPVIQKLHDYLQTLDFPKTAFYLSKDNYMEVTAKHVSKEQALYEIAQHYQVPLEQVMTIGDNFNDLPMLRLAGLGVAMGNAPEAVKTKAKAVTKSNNEHGVAEAVEKYVLI; translated from the coding sequence ATGACAAACCAACCGATTCGCCTGATTATCAGCGACATTGACGGCACCATTTTGGATGACCAGCATCAAGTAGATCCTAAACTCAAGGACATGATTCCTCTGCTAAGCCGAGAAAAAATCCCTTTCGTTCTCGCTTCTGCTCGCTCTCCTCTAGGCATGGAGCCGATTGCCCGTGAGCTGGGACTGGGAGATAATCCGTTAGCCTGCTACAATGGCGCTCTGGTCATCAAGGGTGATCCGCAAGCTTACGAGACCATTATCGAGCACCCTTTGGACAAGAAAGAAATCCGCACTTTTCTAGAGCTGGTCAAGGCTGAATTTCCTAGCGTGTCCATCAATCTCTATTCCGGTAAGGATTGGATTGCTGACCGTCTGGATAAGTGGGTGCAGATAGAGGCAGCTATTACAGGTGAGCGACCGATGATTCAGAATGTTCTTCTGCCAGTGCTGGATGTGCTAATCCCTATCCATAAGCTACTTCTTATTGATGAAGCGCCTGTCATCCAGAAACTTCACGACTACCTACAGACCTTGGACTTTCCCAAGACGGCCTTCTATCTCTCTAAGGACAACTACATGGAAGTCACGGCCAAGCATGTCTCCAAGGAGCAAGCCTTATACGAAATTGCCCAGCACTATCAAGTGCCTCTAGAGCAGGTTATGACAATCGGAGACAACTTCAATGACCTTCCTATGCTCCGCCTGGCTGGACTTGGAGTCGCTATGGGCAATGCCCCCGAAGCAGTCAAAACCAAGGCAAAAGCCGTCACCAAAAGCAACAATGAGCACGGAGTTGCAGAAGCTGTAGAAAAGTATGTTTTGATATAA
- a CDS encoding DUF1700 domain-containing protein, with translation MTRTEYLAELEKYLKKLPRKDYEETMDYFTEYFDEVGPEGEAAAIADLGSPKEAAHEIMLNLLDKKVEEDNQDSSSSKNTKNIVQIAILSILAAPLAIPLFIVAALLIIIFFLLIFNVIIFMATGAFAFFIFGISLIWDTLTLGLTTSVPALLFTLGLSILSLGLSGIFYSGISPVAQFGKAGFVKLAQLFAKKGARHG, from the coding sequence ATGACAAGAACCGAGTATCTAGCTGAGCTAGAAAAATATCTAAAAAAACTGCCACGCAAGGACTATGAAGAAACTATGGATTACTTCACTGAGTACTTCGACGAGGTAGGCCCAGAGGGCGAGGCAGCCGCTATTGCTGATCTAGGCAGCCCTAAGGAAGCGGCCCATGAGATTATGTTGAATCTTTTGGACAAAAAAGTCGAGGAAGATAATCAAGACAGCAGTTCATCAAAAAACACTAAGAACATCGTCCAGATTGCTATCCTATCCATTTTGGCAGCACCCTTGGCTATTCCGCTCTTTATAGTAGCAGCACTTTTGATTATTATTTTCTTCCTCTTAATTTTTAACGTTATTATATTTATGGCTACGGGTGCCTTTGCCTTCTTTATTTTTGGCATCAGCCTGATCTGGGATACTCTAACCCTAGGACTGACGACATCTGTCCCAGCCCTCCTGTTCACCCTAGGTCTCAGTATCCTATCTCTGGGACTGTCAGGCATCTTCTACTCAGGCATTTCTCCTGTTGCTCAGTTTGGCAAGGCCGGCTTTGTCAAACTAGCTCAACTTTTCGCAAAGAAAGGAGCACGTCATGGCTAA
- the dltA gene encoding D-alanine--poly(phosphoribitol) ligase subunit DltA, translated as MSNKVIHDMIEAIEHFAQVQPDFPVYDILGQVHTYGDLKKDSDSLAAQIDRLGLPDKSPVVVFGGQEYEMLATFVALTKSGHAYIPIDSHSALERVAAIVEVAEPSLIIAINDFPLADVAAPIFSAEQVQTAFREGASYELSHPVQGDDNYYIIFTSGTTGKPKGVQISHNNLLSFTNWMITDKEFATPERPQMLAQPPYSFDLSVMYWAPTLALGGTLFALPSAVTQDFKQLFETILSLPIAIWTSTPSFADMALLSDDFNSQKLPQLTHFYFDGEELTVKTAQKLRDRFPQARIINAYGPTEATVALSAVAVTDEMLQNCKRLPIGYTKADSPTFVIDEEGQKVPNGQQGEIIVCGPAVSKGYLNNPEKTAEAFFEFEGLPAYHTGDVGSMTDEGLLLYGGRMDFQIKFNGFRIELEDVSQNLNKSKYVESAVAVPRYNKDHKVQNLLAYVILKDGVAEQFEREIDITKAIKEDLQDIMMSYMMPSKFLYRETLPLTPNGKIDIKGLISEVNKR; from the coding sequence ATGTCAAATAAAGTGATACATGATATGATTGAAGCGATTGAGCATTTTGCTCAGGTGCAGCCGGATTTTCCGGTTTATGATATTTTAGGTCAAGTTCATACTTATGGCGATTTAAAGAAGGATTCCGATTCGTTGGCGGCTCAGATTGACCGTTTGGGACTTCCTGACAAGTCTCCGGTTGTGGTCTTTGGCGGTCAGGAATACGAAATGCTGGCTACTTTTGTGGCCTTGACCAAGTCTGGTCATGCCTACATTCCTATCGACAGCCACTCAGCCTTGGAGCGCGTGGCAGCGATTGTGGAAGTTGCTGAGCCAAGCTTGATTATTGCCATCAATGATTTTCCACTGGCAGATGTGGCAGCTCCTATTTTCAGTGCGGAGCAAGTTCAGACAGCTTTCAGAGAGGGAGCATCCTATGAGCTTAGCCATCCAGTTCAGGGAGATGATAACTACTATATCATTTTCACATCGGGAACGACTGGCAAACCTAAGGGAGTGCAGATTTCCCACAATAATTTGCTCAGCTTTACGAATTGGATGATTACGGATAAGGAGTTTGCGACTCCGGAGCGTCCTCAAATGTTGGCTCAGCCTCCTTATTCTTTTGATTTGTCGGTCATGTATTGGGCGCCGACTTTAGCCTTGGGAGGGACTCTTTTTGCCCTGCCTTCGGCAGTGACTCAGGATTTCAAGCAGCTGTTTGAGACGATTCTCAGTCTGCCTATTGCTATCTGGACTTCGACGCCTTCCTTCGCGGATATGGCCTTGCTGTCAGATGACTTTAACAGCCAGAAGCTGCCCCAGCTGACGCATTTCTACTTTGACGGCGAGGAGTTGACAGTCAAGACAGCTCAGAAGCTGCGCGATCGATTCCCTCAAGCTCGCATTATCAATGCTTACGGTCCGACTGAGGCAACAGTGGCCCTGTCTGCAGTAGCAGTGACAGATGAGATGCTGCAAAATTGCAAGCGCCTGCCGATTGGCTATACCAAGGCGGACTCTCCGACCTTTGTCATTGACGAAGAAGGGCAGAAGGTACCGAATGGCCAGCAGGGAGAAATCATCGTCTGCGGCCCAGCTGTATCCAAAGGCTATCTGAATAATCCTGAGAAGACAGCGGAGGCCTTCTTTGAATTTGAAGGTCTGCCAGCCTACCATACAGGAGATGTCGGCTCGATGACAGATGAAGGTCTGCTGCTTTACGGCGGCCGGATGGACTTCCAGATCAAGTTTAATGGTTTCCGTATTGAGCTGGAGGATGTGTCTCAGAATCTGAACAAATCGAAATACGTTGAGTCTGCGGTGGCTGTGCCCCGCTACAATAAGGACCACAAGGTCCAAAATCTGCTGGCCTATGTCATTCTCAAAGACGGTGTGGCTGAGCAGTTTGAGCGGGAAATTGATATTACCAAGGCAATCAAGGAAGATCTGCAGGATATTATGATGTCCTACATGATGCCGTCCAAGTTCCTCTATCGAGAGACCCTGCCTTTGACCCCGAATGGCAAGATTGACATTAAGGGGCTGATTAGCGAGGTCAATAAGCGATGA
- the dltC gene encoding D-alanine--poly(phosphoribitol) ligase subunit DltC: MDIKAEVIEIIEELFMEDVSDMMDEDLFDAGVLDSMGTVELIVELENRFDIRVPVSEFGRDDWNTANKIVEGVTELRNA, encoded by the coding sequence ATGGATATAAAAGCAGAAGTAATTGAAATTATTGAAGAACTATTTATGGAAGATGTGTCAGATATGATGGACGAGGATTTGTTTGATGCTGGTGTCCTAGACAGCATGGGAACGGTCGAGCTGATTGTTGAGCTGGAAAACCGTTTTGACATCCGCGTGCCAGTGTCAGAGTTTGGCCGCGATGACTGGAACACAGCCAATAAAATCGTTGAAGGCGTAACGGAGCTTCGCAATGCTTAA
- a CDS encoding DNA-3-methyladenine glycosylase: protein MLSRDFQKLIETDTVAAARALLGMQLILNGQKLGRIVETEAYLGSQDSACHSARGRRSPKNESMYLPAGHWYVYQIYGYQMLNLVTKAENVAEAVLIRALELPDGRLLANGPGKLTKYAGIDKRFDGQSLATSSLQLAHDLTPNQIASRSQIGVTCTDAWREEPLGFYVAGNRHVSKVPKRGLLDDEDTWKKE from the coding sequence ATGTTATCAAGAGATTTTCAGAAACTAATCGAGACAGACACAGTTGCAGCAGCGCGAGCTTTGCTAGGTATGCAGTTGATTCTAAATGGCCAGAAGTTAGGCCGAATTGTCGAAACAGAAGCCTATCTAGGAAGTCAGGACAGTGCCTGTCATTCAGCTAGAGGGCGCCGCTCCCCTAAGAATGAATCCATGTATCTGCCAGCAGGTCACTGGTATGTTTATCAGATTTATGGTTATCAGATGCTGAATCTGGTGACCAAGGCTGAAAATGTGGCCGAAGCCGTACTGATTCGAGCCTTGGAGCTACCGGATGGCCGACTTTTAGCTAATGGTCCTGGCAAGCTAACCAAGTATGCTGGGATTGATAAGCGCTTTGATGGACAGAGTTTAGCGACTTCCAGTCTGCAATTAGCCCATGACCTGACTCCGAATCAGATTGCCAGTCGTTCGCAGATTGGCGTGACCTGCACAGATGCCTGGCGGGAGGAGCCCTTAGGCTTTTATGTGGCTGGCAATCGTCATGTCTCAAAAGTGCCAAAGCGAGGCCTGCTGGATGATGAGGACACTTGGAAGAAGGAGTAA
- the dltB gene encoding D-alanyl-lipoteichoic acid biosynthesis protein DltB encodes MMDFLKQLPHLEPYGNPVYFVYIVLAVLPIFVGLFFKKRFPLYEALVSLVFIVLMLTGPSLAQLCALLGYVIWQIVWVYSYKLYRRSRDSKWIFYLHTLLAVLPLVLVKVEPAISGHQSLFGFLGISYLTFRSVGMMIEMRDGVLTEFTLWEFLRFLLFMPTFSSGPIDRFKRFNEDYLNIPERDELLDMLEKSVKYIMLGFLYKFILAHIFGHLLLGHVKTYALYTGGFFNLGTLGVMYVFGLDLFFDFAGYSMFALAISNLMGIKSPINFDKPFLSRDLKEFWNRWHMSLSFWFRDFVFMRLVMVLMRNKVFKNRNTTSSVAYLINMLIMGFWHGVTWYYIAYGLFHGAGLVVNDAWLRKKKTLNKERKAKGLPPLPDNKWTQALGIVVTFHAVMFSFLIFSGFLNELWFKK; translated from the coding sequence ATGATGGATTTCTTAAAACAGCTGCCTCACTTGGAACCCTACGGCAATCCAGTTTACTTTGTCTATATCGTTCTAGCAGTTCTGCCAATCTTTGTTGGACTTTTCTTTAAGAAACGCTTCCCCCTTTATGAAGCCTTGGTCAGCTTGGTCTTTATCGTCCTGATGCTGACAGGTCCCAGTCTGGCGCAGCTTTGTGCTTTGTTAGGCTATGTCATCTGGCAGATAGTTTGGGTTTACTCATACAAGCTCTATCGCCGGTCGCGGGACAGCAAGTGGATCTTTTATCTGCATACCTTGCTGGCGGTTCTGCCGCTTGTGCTTGTTAAGGTAGAGCCCGCAATCAGCGGTCATCAGTCTCTCTTTGGCTTTTTGGGGATTTCTTATCTGACCTTTCGCTCGGTAGGGATGATGATTGAGATGCGGGATGGGGTTCTGACAGAGTTCACACTCTGGGAGTTCCTGCGTTTCCTGCTCTTCATGCCGACCTTTTCGAGTGGGCCCATTGATCGTTTCAAGCGTTTCAATGAAGACTATTTGAACATTCCTGAGCGCGATGAGCTGCTGGATATGCTAGAGAAGTCTGTCAAGTATATCATGCTAGGTTTCCTTTATAAGTTTATCCTAGCCCATATCTTTGGACATCTCTTGCTGGGGCATGTCAAGACCTACGCTCTCTATACCGGCGGTTTCTTTAATCTAGGAACTCTGGGCGTTATGTATGTCTTTGGTCTGGATCTCTTCTTTGACTTTGCCGGTTATTCGATGTTTGCGCTAGCTATTTCCAATCTTATGGGAATCAAGAGCCCTATCAACTTTGATAAGCCTTTTCTCTCACGCGATTTGAAAGAATTTTGGAATCGCTGGCACATGAGTCTGTCCTTTTGGTTCCGTGATTTTGTCTTTATGCGGCTGGTCATGGTCCTGATGCGCAATAAGGTCTTTAAAAACCGCAACACGACCTCTAGTGTGGCCTATCTGATTAACATGCTGATTATGGGCTTCTGGCATGGTGTGACTTGGTACTATATCGCCTACGGTCTCTTCCATGGAGCTGGGCTAGTCGTCAATGATGCCTGGCTGCGCAAGAAGAAAACGCTAAACAAAGAGCGCAAGGCTAAGGGGCTTCCGCCTCTGCCAGACAATAAATGGACTCAAGCTTTGGGGATTGTGGTGACCTTTCACGCGGTTATGTTCTCATTTTTAATCTTTTCTGGATTTTTAAATGAGCTTTGGTTTAAAAAATAA